The genomic interval ATACTCATGTCGAATCAACTAAAAGATAATATGATTAAAAACTCTGACATTAGTGCGTTGGCGACTAATTTTCGTGAATACATCACCAGAAATAAGATCGAAGAGGAAAGAGATCAGCTCATAGAGGATTTAACTTCACGTAATCAGGATCTGAATCAATTCGCCTATATCACTTCTCATAATCTACGCGCTCCTTTATCTAATTTAATCGGTTTAATTGACATTCTGGATCACGATGTCCTGGATGAATATAACAAGACAATTGTAGATATGTTCAGGGATTCTGCTTTTAAGCTGAATGAGACAATTTATGACCTGACACAGATGCTGAGTATCAAAAGTGATAAAAAACTGAAGATCGAAAACGTAAATATTTCTGCCATTTTCAAAAAAGTATGTAATTATTTTAATAAACAAATCCACAAACTGGGAATTTATATACACACTGATTTCCAATGTGAAATGGTTCCATTCCCCAAAAGTTACCTCGAAAGTGTTCTGATGAATTTAATGTCAAATTCAATGAAGTATCATTCTCCGGACAGACCGCTCAGAATTGACATTACAACCAGGTTTAATGAAGAGGGAAATACGATCATGGTCTTCTCTGATAATGGTATAGGAATCGATCTTCTTCAGCATAAAGACAAAGTTTTTGGTTTAAATCAACGTTTCCACAGTCATGTAAACGGGAGTGGTGTAGGCCTGTTTATTACTAAAACCCAGATTACCTCCATGGGTGGTAAAATTACAGTTGAAAGTGAGCTTGATCAAGGCTGTACATTCACTGTAACATTCAAATAACACTCCTGTGTGACATCAATATGTGTCTTTATTTTAGCATTTTAGTACGAGTTTACTTCTAGTTTTGTAGTTAACGTATCCTACAGCACATGAAAAAGACCTTACTTATTACCGCTATATTAATAGCCTTCAGCACCATTTTTAACCTGAAAGCCAATGCTCAGGCTGTAAGTGGTAATGTACCGCTAAGCATCGTACTCTCCGATGCTTTTTCCATCACGCTTGGTCCAACTCCTAATGTAGTTTTTACTTATGCAACAGCAACGGATTATGCAGGGAGTAAAACAGTCTTAAAAACGAACCATTTTACTGTGGTGAGCAACAAGCCTTACAGTGTTGCAGTAAAAGCTGCGACAGAATTCAATGTGATTGCAGGTAATGCAACACCGGTAGCTTTAAGTGTGGTACAAGTGAGCATAGATCCAACTACACCAACTACCGGAGCTACTTACGCTACACCAGCTTTAACAACAACTAATCAGGCCCTGGTGACCACCGCTTCAGCAACACTTGCTACTGCTTATAATGTAAATTATTCAATTCCTACCGCCGCTGGTTTGCTTGGCAAAGTGGCAGGAACTTATGCAACGAATGTTGTTTATACAGTTACACAACCTTAAAACGTATAACATGAAAAAGATTGTACTCCATATCGCCGTATTATTAGCCCTTAGTGCCATTTTCAACCTGAAGGCCAATGCTCAGGCTGTAAGTGGCAACGTACCGTTAAGCATCGTACTCTCGGATGCGTTCTCTATTACACTGGGCGCAACTCCCGATGTAGTTTTTACTTATTCAACAGCTGCAGATTATGCAGGCAGCAAAACAGTCGCGAAACCAAACCATTTTACTGTAGTGAGCAACAAGCCCTACAGTGTTGCAGTAAAAGCTGCGACAGAGTTTAATGTAATCGCTGGTAATGCAACACCGGTAGCTTTAAGCGTGGTACAAGTGAGCATAGATCCAAGTACACCGGCTACAGGAGCCACTTATGCTACACCAGCTTTAACAACAACGAATCAGCCGCTGGTGACCACGGCCTCACCGACACTTGCAACTGCGTATAATGTAAACTATTCAATTCCTACAGCCGCTGGCTTAATTGGCAAAGCTGCAGGAACATATGCTACTAATGTTGTTTATACAGTTACACAACCTTAACCGTTTTGATGAGGCTACTTACTGGTTTATTCATCATATGCCTTGTCATGACGCTGCCAGACCCAGCGAAAGGACAGGGCTTTTCCATTTCACCTGCCAGGATCTTCTTAACCGGAAATCCAGGAGAAACGGTTAGTCAGACGGTCACCTTTGGGAATACTTCGGCAGGTGTATTATCTTTTGTAACCAGAATACAGGACTGGAACAGAGATTCACTGGGTACTAAAATCTATTACGATAGCAATACGCTGCCTTTGTCTAATGCCAGCTGGCTGACACTTTCGTCAAATAATATAGCTGTACAGCCTGGCGTAAATAAACAGGTCAATGTATCCATGACTATTCCTGCAAATGCGAATAAATTAACAACGAGCATGCTTTTTTTTACCCAGGTAAAAGAACAGGAGGCACAGCAAAAAAACATGGCCAAGGTTGGTATTAATGTGTTAATGGAAGTTGGCATACAGGTTTATTATGTTCCGCGGGGGCTAAATCCGGGAGAGCTTGAATTTCTATCTTTTGATGACCGTGGCGTTTACGACAATGGAAAAGCAAAAAGCCGCAGACTGGCTTTAAAAATACACAACAAAGGAAACCTGAATAAAGATGCATTTATCCGTTTCGAATTAACCAATAAAGAGACGGGTGAAGAAATAAAAATTAAACCCGAAGTACTGGCCATGCTGCCTGATGCCACGCAATGGGTAATGGTTGACCTGCCAACAGATTTAAAGGGAAAATTCCTTGCTGTTGCTTTATTGGATGCCGGTTCTTCTTATGATTTGAAAGTTGCTGAAAAAGAGATTATATACCGCCCTTAGTGTTATTTTTTGCTGTTTTACAGCCGGGAATGTCAATGCGCAATTGATTATCAATCTGCCTGAAGCAAATATTTCAGGACAAACAAATTATGTGGTCAATTTAAATAGTGGTGCCTCCCCTGCTTTAAGTCTGTTGTCAGCGGTCAATGTCAAAGCCGCCAGTACAACTTTAACACCAACCCCTGCTACTTTACCTGCGCTTGCACTTGCCCCGAACCTGATCGGCATGAAGGTAACTTCAATTGGAGGAGTGAATGTTCTTTCAGGGGCAAATCCAATCATACTGTCCAGTGTATCACAAAATATTTATTTCGTAGCAGTTGGTTTATTGAGTGGGATCATGCTGGTTGACTACACGGTTTCGCCGGCAGGTGTGGCCTGGGCCGCTGGAAGTTATGCCACAACATTAACCTTTACCGGAAGCATTGCCCCGCCAACACCAACACTCACCCTGAATGTTCCTGCTTATATTACTTTAAATACACTGGTTCCGGCTACAACTACATTGAACGTGAATTCATTTGCCATTTTCAGAAGCGTAGCTGGTGTAAGTGCAGTATCCGGCAATGATTATTTTACGACTGTTCCTACTTTATTAAGTCTCAAGGCCGGCAGCAGTACTTTCGCTTTCACTACTACTCAGCCTTATAATCAATTGCCGGCAACAAACAGTGTAAATTTAATGGGTGCAGTTCTTTCAGGTACTTATGCAGGTTCCGCGATTAGCCTTTCTGCGAGTGATCAGCTATTGACTGCTGCTACCGGAATTCCTGTCATTCTAACGAATAAAAGTGTTTTATCTTCTACACTGAGTATCAGCGGCGCTAATTTGAAAAGTAATTTTGTACAGGCAGGAACCTATACGGTACCGGTAGTTTATACAGTTTCCAAAACAGCCTCCTCTTTCCCTGCAACTTTGCCTTCACAAACGATGAACAGCTCTGTTCAGGTTAATGTAAGCAACCTGATGGAATTAATTGTTCAGGATCCCAGTGTAACGTTAACAGTCAATACGACTGCAAATTATCAGCAAGGAGTGACCACCACCAAGCCGAACCATGTTAAAGTAAGCAGTACCGTTCCCTATAATGTTACTGTAAAGGCAAGCAGCAGTGTTTTAAGCTCTTCTGGGGGCGTTCAAATACCTGTTGGGGTAATTACTATTGAAGGAATGACGGGGCAGACTGGAGTGACACCAATTGTGCTTTCTGCCAGTCCGCAGGCTATCATTACTTCTGCTGATCCTGCAATCGACCGTTTACTTAATTTACAGTACCGCATTCCTTCCACACAGACTTCTAATCTGCTGAATAAAACTGCAGGAAGCTACAATACTACCGTTACTTATACCATTGTCGCACCTTAATTAAAATCTGCTTACTGTAACTTTCCGGCGCTGGTCGTGGTAGAGAAAGGTCAGCATACCAACCGGAACTCCCTGAAGGGAAACTTCTTCTTTTTCATTTTCAATGGAAAAAGGCATTCCTTCTGTTTCAATATAAACAGTGTATTTATTTCTTGGCAGATAGAAACAGAAATTACCCTGATCATCTGTTAAGGTCTGGTGAATACGGCCGTTTGGATCTGCTGCATTAATTCTGATACCTGCAAGTACTGGTGCTCCATCACCGTATTTTTCCGCTTTCAGCTTCAGGCAGCCATTCAGGGCTTGTGTTTTCACTAAAGGAATTTCCAGTTTCTTATTTTTATCCAGGAATACGACTGTAGGATCTTGTAAACTCCAGCCTCTTGTATTCGTTACAGAAACGGTATAGGCTTCCTTTTTCATATCTTTAAATTCTACGATACCTTTACTATTGGTCAGGGCCGCTTCGCCATTGATTTTCACCAATACACCGGCCACTGGTGCTTCTCCGGGATCACGCTGTCCATTACTGTTGTGATCTTCATAATAGGTGAGCAATAGTTTTTTTGTACCTGAACTGCCTTTTGCACCAAACTGCTTTTCTACACCAAATCTCAGTTGTCTGTTTTCGAAATATAGATTATCCAGGGTATTAATGGTATTTGGAACAGGGTTATAAATTGGAATAGGTTGCTTTTGCCTGGTTATAGTATATTGAAGATCACTGGTGAGTGCCCAGTTTCCTTTCAGCAGATACCTTATAGTGCTGTTAACCGAATAATTATTGCTGCGCGTGAAACCGTAATAGTTATACATACCGCCTAACCGGAAAGTCAGGTTATTCTGTAAGGCTTCAAAATGTACGTTTGGCCCAAAAGAATATAACTGGTATTGATGAGTTCCGTTCGAAGATAGAATGTCTGAAATATAATAAGGGTTTAATTGAATATAACTGCTGAATCCAAGAATTGGCAGGTTATAACTGGTATTGATTTTAATAGAATGAAATGGAGCTGCTGGTCTTTCTGAGGTATTCACATAAGTATAACCGTAGTCAGCGGTCATGGAGAAATTATGTATGCGCCCGCTATAAGCGATGTTTGCGCTTAAACGCATTGATGAAGACCTCCAGTCAGCGCTGGCACCAAACTGATCGGTCACCGTAGAAGTAATCAGATGCTGATCTATAAAATAAGGTCCGAAGCCGATAAAGACATTTCCAACCCTGGTATTGAACCCCAATTCATAAATATATATCGCATTTTTATTAATCCCGGTGTTCAGGATATTATTCAGTTCATATTGATACTTCGGACTATTTACCTGCAAACTAAAATGAGCTGCAAGGCTATTGTCATTTTCAAATTTGCGGGTCAGGCGCAGATCTGTCAATAACAGGCCACGCCTTAATCCTGTAAAGTACGGGCTGCTATAATAGCCACTTCCGGCAAATTGATAACCAGTGTTATTAAAGGCATAATTCATTCCCGCAGAGACACCTTGCCTGGAGGAAGAATTCATCTTGTTTTGCCCTTCCAGGGAATAACCTGCTTCAAAGTCTAAAAGCTGTCCTTTGCCAAGGTTTACACCGGCTTTCATACTCAGCTGATTGGCATCAATACCGGTAAAGGAGTCGCGGCTATGTATATAAGTAAGCCGCCGGTCACCTCTGGTATCAGGAGTAGCCAGGTTATAATCGACTGCCAGAACTTTTGCACCGGATATTGTTGTATTGATCTGATCATACAACAGGAAATTATTCTGAATACCATAAACAGACAATACGCCGTTATCTTCCATCTTCAGACTCGCTTTTATACCCCTGCCGCCCAAAGAAAAATCTATGTTCTCATAGATATTTCCCACTTTAACCCCCCAGCTTTTAGCCTGGTAATCTACATAGGTATTGTAAACATTAATACCATTCGCATTTTGCTGATGGTACTGATCAGCATTTAACCGGTACCCGAGCGATGCATGATCTCCGGTTTTCACTTTCCCATACGCTTGTAATTGATAAAAAGACGAATTGCTGCTCAAACTGGCATAACGCAGCGCAATAGTATTAGACAGACTGCTTGCATATTGATCACTGCCCATACTCATTCTTCTTGCATTGGTCACGTTTAAAATCCGGATCATTTTAACTGCCAGCGGATGATTACCAGCGTCTACTGCCTGAATAGTTACTGTAAAATCTGCGGGTACCCGGTTATTTATTTTATTCCTGGCCAAAAAAGGAAGTAATTGCTGGGTCCCGGGTTGCAAGGTAAGATTCATAGTTTGACCAGTAAATTCCAGCCCGTCAGGGATACCAGAAAGAAGCAGCCTGAAGGTAATCGGTACAAAGCCGTTATTTGCACAACGCACTATAACCTGTGCCTGGTTGCTGAGCTGACCTAAGTAAACTTCATCATCTTCCGTACCCAGAGTTAAACCCCCAACGTCAGTGAGCTGAGTCAGGAATGTTGCCGATTTTTGTACTTGAACGCGTGCATTTAAAGCAGCGAGGTGAATGGTAAAGAGCTGATTGTTAGTATTAATAGTTTGCCGGTCAGCGATATATTTCAATGGAAAGACTCTGCTCTCCCCCGCTTTGAGCACCAGGCTGTCTGGTAATGAGATTAATCCTCTGGTCAGTTTTTTTTCTTTCTGATCTTGCAGCAGCGTTACGGTTTCTTTTTCAAAATTTGTAATTTTTAACAGGTTAGAGAAGGTTCCCCCGCCCTTAATTTCCAGCGTATCACGCGTGAATGCATATTTTACCTGTGCTGATACATTAAATCCGGCCAGACAGCAAAAAATCAAATATAATATCTTCAAGTAGCCGATTTTATGCATCATAGTTCATGATAAAAAGCATAGCTGTCCTGCAGGACAAGGAATAGCCAATTGATTTTTATTTGAATTGCGCAAGCAGCTCACCTTTACTGTTAATATTCAGTTTTTTATAGGTTCTTTTGATATACTGGCGTACAGTATCTAAGGAGATTCCATATTTATAACCTATCAATTTATAACTCAGGCCATGTTGAAGGCCTTCTACAATCTGGCGTTCTCTATTGCTTAATTTAGATTGATAGTCTATAGTATACTGTACCTGCTGGATTACATTCCGGGAGATGGAAGGACTGAAAACAGAGCCTCCGCGATGAGTAGTTACAATAGTAGAAATGACATCATCTACACAGGTATCTTTGGTCAGATACCCCATAGCTCCGGCTTTTACACATGCCAGCACACTGTTGTGATCTTGAATATTACTGTAAACAACAACGTTTGTATTTGGAAATTTCCGGTAAATATCAGGAATGATATCAATTCCATTGACCTCGATATCAAGCAAGGTCACATCGGGCTCCTGAGAAGGTTGTACTTTTTTACATTCCCCCATAGATCCGATGTCGAAGGTTACCTTTAAATGATGCTGATGCTGATGATTCAGCAGCACACACATCATATTTCTGCTCTGTTGATTGGTATCAATAATTCCGACTTTAATCATAATTTCCCTTCCTTAGCCTCATTGCTTAAATAACTTGAAACGATATAAAATAAAGTTAATGATTACTTTAATGGGCTCAGGCATTCATTCTGTTCAATCAGCAGAGAAAGGACTGAATGAAATACGTATTATTTTATTACGGTGCTGATGAGTGGAATAACACCTGTTGAAGTTGCATCTAAAAAGGAATCTCTTAAAGTTCTGCCAAGATTGACGTGTTCTTTGATACTATCGGCTCTCAATTGATAATAGGCTGAAAATGCAGCAGGTAAGCTGGGATAATTGAGCATACAATGAGACAACGTTTTTGCATCCAGCATCGCATTTGTAGTACCTGCACTTGTAAATGGAAGTGCAACATGTGCCGCGTCCCCCATCAAGACTACATTCTGATAATGAAAGCTTGGTAACAGGTCAAAATCTCTGGTATTCCAGATATAACTGGTTCGAAAGTCGTTATATTTTAAAACTTCCTGCACTTCAGCAGGAAAATCTTTTAACAGGTTTAAACAGAGTTGACGCAGCTGTTCATGGTATTGTCCGGAACTACGTGAACTAATTCCTTCAGGGATATCAGCTAACAGGGGATCATATTGCATAAACCACACCATCTCTGTAGCTGAAGTTGGAATAAGGCCAAAGGATAGTCCCTGGTCTTTTTGCTGAAATTTAGTAA from Pedobacter sp. WC2423 carries:
- a CDS encoding ATP-binding protein is translated as MSNQLKDNMIKNSDISALATNFREYITRNKIEEERDQLIEDLTSRNQDLNQFAYITSHNLRAPLSNLIGLIDILDHDVLDEYNKTIVDMFRDSAFKLNETIYDLTQMLSIKSDKKLKIENVNISAIFKKVCNYFNKQIHKLGIYIHTDFQCEMVPFPKSYLESVLMNLMSNSMKYHSPDRPLRIDITTRFNEEGNTIMVFSDNGIGIDLLQHKDKVFGLNQRFHSHVNGSGVGLFITKTQITSMGGKITVESELDQGCTFTVTFK
- a CDS encoding collagen binding domain-containing protein, giving the protein MKILYLIFCCLAGFNVSAQVKYAFTRDTLEIKGGGTFSNLLKITNFEKETVTLLQDQKEKKLTRGLISLPDSLVLKAGESRVFPLKYIADRQTINTNNQLFTIHLAALNARVQVQKSATFLTQLTDVGGLTLGTEDDEVYLGQLSNQAQVIVRCANNGFVPITFRLLLSGIPDGLEFTGQTMNLTLQPGTQQLLPFLARNKINNRVPADFTVTIQAVDAGNHPLAVKMIRILNVTNARRMSMGSDQYASSLSNTIALRYASLSSNSSFYQLQAYGKVKTGDHASLGYRLNADQYHQQNANGINVYNTYVDYQAKSWGVKVGNIYENIDFSLGGRGIKASLKMEDNGVLSVYGIQNNFLLYDQINTTISGAKVLAVDYNLATPDTRGDRRLTYIHSRDSFTGIDANQLSMKAGVNLGKGQLLDFEAGYSLEGQNKMNSSSRQGVSAGMNYAFNNTGYQFAGSGYYSSPYFTGLRRGLLLTDLRLTRKFENDNSLAAHFSLQVNSPKYQYELNNILNTGINKNAIYIYELGFNTRVGNVFIGFGPYFIDQHLITSTVTDQFGASADWRSSSMRLSANIAYSGRIHNFSMTADYGYTYVNTSERPAAPFHSIKINTSYNLPILGFSSYIQLNPYYISDILSSNGTHQYQLYSFGPNVHFEALQNNLTFRLGGMYNYYGFTRSNNYSVNSTIRYLLKGNWALTSDLQYTITRQKQPIPIYNPVPNTINTLDNLYFENRQLRFGVEKQFGAKGSSGTKKLLLTYYEDHNSNGQRDPGEAPVAGVLVKINGEAALTNSKGIVEFKDMKKEAYTVSVTNTRGWSLQDPTVVFLDKNKKLEIPLVKTQALNGCLKLKAEKYGDGAPVLAGIRINAADPNGRIHQTLTDDQGNFCFYLPRNKYTVYIETEGMPFSIENEKEEVSLQGVPVGMLTFLYHDQRRKVTVSRF
- a CDS encoding LuxR C-terminal-related transcriptional regulator, which encodes MIKVGIIDTNQQSRNMMCVLLNHQHQHHLKVTFDIGSMGECKKVQPSQEPDVTLLDIEVNGIDIIPDIYRKFPNTNVVVYSNIQDHNSVLACVKAGAMGYLTKDTCVDDVISTIVTTHRGGSVFSPSISRNVIQQVQYTIDYQSKLSNRERQIVEGLQHGLSYKLIGYKYGISLDTVRQYIKRTYKKLNINSKGELLAQFK